In Arthrobacter ramosus, one DNA window encodes the following:
- the fliG gene encoding flagellar motor switch protein FliG gives MRAGELDVSGLTGAQKVAVVLMQMSPGSAASVMTQFSESEAEDIAAEIVRLRRVSSSVADRVMTEFHDLAVSGRRTARGGQEFAVGLLEASFGADKAAGFMDRLASTMAGKSFEFLEMMDSGQLLALIDGEMPQTIALILAHLRPGKASAVMAGLGDVQRSEVARCIATMGMASPEAVGIVAETLKVRAGAVMSQRKSSEIVGGIQPLVDIINRSDINTERSVLEGLETLDPELATEVRARMLTFVDIVKLERRDIQQILRGVNAEVLAVAMKGAPAVVLEAVRTNVSGRNLEILEAEMASAGPVRASQVEEARAEIVRSIRELEAEGAIVVRRGEEDDYVY, from the coding sequence ATGAGGGCCGGGGAGTTGGACGTAAGCGGCTTGACCGGTGCCCAGAAGGTGGCCGTGGTTCTGATGCAGATGAGCCCTGGCAGCGCAGCTTCCGTCATGACCCAGTTCTCCGAGTCCGAGGCCGAGGACATCGCCGCCGAGATCGTGCGCTTGCGCCGCGTCTCCTCATCCGTGGCGGACCGCGTCATGACCGAGTTCCACGACCTTGCCGTTAGCGGACGCCGCACGGCCCGCGGCGGCCAGGAATTCGCCGTCGGCCTCCTGGAAGCGTCCTTCGGCGCGGACAAAGCGGCCGGTTTCATGGACCGTCTCGCGTCCACCATGGCCGGGAAGTCCTTCGAATTCCTGGAAATGATGGATTCCGGCCAGCTCCTGGCCCTCATCGACGGCGAGATGCCGCAGACCATTGCCTTGATCCTGGCTCATTTGCGGCCGGGCAAGGCTTCCGCTGTCATGGCCGGCCTGGGCGACGTGCAGCGGAGCGAGGTGGCCCGTTGCATCGCCACGATGGGAATGGCTTCGCCGGAGGCCGTGGGCATCGTGGCCGAGACCCTCAAGGTTCGCGCCGGGGCCGTCATGTCGCAAAGGAAGTCGAGCGAAATTGTCGGGGGCATCCAGCCCCTCGTTGACATCATCAACCGCTCCGACATCAACACCGAACGCTCCGTGCTGGAAGGCTTGGAAACGCTCGACCCTGAGCTGGCCACGGAAGTGCGCGCCCGGATGCTGACCTTCGTGGACATCGTGAAATTGGAACGCCGCGACATCCAGCAGATCCTGCGTGGCGTCAATGCCGAAGTGCTCGCTGTCGCCATGAAGGGTGCCCCAGCAGTGGTGCTCGAGGCCGTACGCACCAACGTCTCCGGCCGCAACCTCGAAATCCTGGAAGCCGAGATGGCTTCCGCCGGGCCGGTGCGCGCCTCCCAGGTTGAAGAGGCCCGGGCAGAAATTGTCCGTTCCATCCGTGAGCTGGAAGCCGAAGGCGCCATCGTCGTCCGGCGCGGCGAAGAAGACGACTATGTCTACTG